A window of the Bacillus sp. A301a_S52 genome harbors these coding sequences:
- a CDS encoding ROK family protein, with amino-acid sequence MENMYLAIDIGGTMMKWGLINKQGTIMKKELISSNNGDADTILSSIDTLVETYREQITAIAISAPGFINPDTGYIQMGGAVIGFNDTHLKDLIEQRTSLPVTVENDVNCVALAEKWLGKANELTDFACLTVGTGIGGAIFLNNQLYHGRSFRSGEFGFMISANKEDGLSLTNSMSRQASVKGLRMNYAQLTEQLVDKVTGEDVFSAYDEGDERARHVVDHFYTQLASCVINVASVIDPQKILIGGGITRRPSFLDELNEKLTEFIGFPVPTEICYFKNDAGLIGAVANYRLRKENSELFKQ; translated from the coding sequence ATGGAAAACATGTATTTAGCTATTGATATTGGTGGCACAATGATGAAATGGGGCCTTATCAATAAGCAAGGAACGATTATGAAGAAAGAACTAATTTCGTCAAACAACGGGGATGCAGATACGATTCTATCATCGATTGACACATTAGTTGAAACTTATCGTGAACAAATCACGGCCATCGCTATTAGTGCACCTGGATTCATAAATCCTGATACCGGTTACATTCAGATGGGAGGAGCGGTGATAGGTTTTAATGACACACATTTAAAAGACCTTATCGAGCAAAGAACATCATTACCAGTCACAGTTGAAAATGATGTTAATTGCGTGGCTTTAGCAGAAAAATGGCTAGGAAAAGCCAATGAATTAACTGATTTTGCTTGTTTAACAGTCGGTACAGGTATTGGTGGAGCGATATTTCTTAACAATCAGCTCTATCATGGACGCTCCTTTCGTTCTGGAGAATTTGGCTTCATGATCTCAGCAAATAAGGAAGACGGGTTATCGCTAACGAATTCAATGAGCCGTCAAGCATCCGTAAAGGGCTTGAGAATGAACTATGCTCAGTTAACGGAACAGCTGGTTGATAAGGTGACTGGAGAAGATGTTTTTTCTGCCTATGATGAAGGCGACGAACGAGCTAGGCATGTCGTTGATCACTTTTATACGCAGTTAGCGAGTTGTGTGATCAATGTGGCTTCTGTTATAGACCCACAAAAAATATTAATTGGAGGCGGCATTACCCGGCGCCCTTCATTTTTAGATGAGTTAAATGAAAAGCTGACAGAATTTATCGGTTTCCCTGTTCCTACAGAAATTTGCTATTTCAAAAATGATGCTGGCTTAATCGGTGCAGTAGCGAACTACCGCTTACGCAAAGAGAACAGTGAACTATTCAAACAATAA
- a CDS encoding glycoside hydrolase family 1 protein: MTVNYRFPDNFWWGSAASATQMEGAAHEGGKGENIWDHWYKIEPNRFFDGVGPETTSDFYHQYKEDIQRMKEIGHNSFRFSISWARLIPGGEGEVNQEAVNFYNDVINELLKYDIEPFVNLYHFDMPKELQDKGGFENRDVVTLFADYAKKCFDLFGDRVKMWFTFNEPIVPVEGGYLYDFHYPNIVDAQKAFQVAYHTMIASALAIRGFRQLDIKGQIGIILNLTPSYPRSQHPADLKAAHIADLFFNRSFLDPAVLGEFPSELIQLLKEYNHLPVYKEEDLAVIKENTVDILGVNYYQPRRVKAKDHAPNSDSPFMPDWFFDNYEMPGRKMNPYRGWEIYEKGIYDIMMNLKNNYGNIASFISENGMGVQDEHRFLKDGRIEDDYRINFIKGHLTWLHKAIEEGCHTKGYHLWTFMDNWSWMNAYKNRYGFYSVNLETKERTAKKSAYWIKEVAENNGF, translated from the coding sequence GTGACAGTGAACTATAGATTTCCAGATAACTTTTGGTGGGGTAGTGCCGCCTCTGCTACACAAATGGAAGGAGCTGCACATGAAGGAGGAAAAGGGGAGAATATTTGGGACCATTGGTATAAAATAGAGCCAAACCGTTTTTTTGACGGTGTAGGACCTGAGACGACCTCTGATTTTTATCATCAATATAAAGAAGATATTCAACGGATGAAGGAGATCGGGCACAATTCGTTTCGCTTCTCTATCTCTTGGGCACGGCTTATACCTGGCGGTGAGGGCGAAGTTAATCAGGAAGCCGTAAACTTTTACAATGATGTAATTAATGAGTTATTAAAATATGATATTGAGCCATTTGTTAACTTATATCACTTCGATATGCCGAAGGAACTGCAAGATAAAGGTGGATTTGAAAATCGTGACGTGGTGACATTGTTTGCTGATTATGCAAAAAAATGTTTCGATTTATTTGGAGATCGGGTAAAAATGTGGTTCACGTTTAATGAACCGATTGTGCCTGTCGAAGGCGGTTATCTTTATGATTTTCATTACCCAAACATTGTTGATGCCCAGAAAGCCTTTCAAGTAGCTTATCATACGATGATTGCTAGCGCTCTTGCTATTAGGGGTTTCCGTCAACTAGATATAAAGGGACAAATCGGGATCATTTTAAATTTGACACCGTCTTATCCTAGAAGTCAACATCCTGCTGATTTAAAAGCGGCTCATATAGCAGATCTCTTTTTCAACAGGAGTTTCTTAGATCCCGCTGTTTTAGGGGAATTCCCAAGTGAACTCATTCAATTATTAAAAGAGTATAATCATCTTCCAGTTTATAAGGAAGAAGATTTAGCGGTCATTAAAGAGAACACGGTTGATATACTCGGTGTCAATTATTATCAGCCACGACGGGTTAAGGCGAAAGATCACGCGCCGAATTCAGATTCACCGTTTATGCCGGATTGGTTTTTTGACAACTATGAGATGCCTGGGAGGAAAATGAATCCATACAGAGGCTGGGAGATCTACGAAAAAGGCATTTACGACATTATGATGAATTTAAAAAACAATTACGGGAATATCGCGTCATTTATCTCCGAAAACGGGATGGGTGTCCAAGACGAACATCGTTTTCTAAAAGATGGTCGTATTGAGGACGACTACCGAATAAACTTTATTAAAGGTCATCTTACATGGCTCCATAAAGCTATTGAGGAAGGTTGTCATACGAAAGGCTATCATTTATGGACGTTTATGGATAACTGGTCGTGGATGAATGCTTACAAAAATCGTTACGGCTTCTATTCTGTGAATCTTGAAACGAAAGAACGAACGGCGAAGAAAAGTGCTTATTGGATAAAAGAAGTAGCTGAGAATAACGGATTCTAA
- a CDS encoding transcription antiterminator — protein MINPRFTKTLRELIAADDPITSDYLANVNRVSPRTIRADIKLLNKQLRSHDATIVSIRGKGYRLVIYDNEQFRKFLQAVVETKHNHNDTVPDTPEERIVFVMKKLLLAEGYVKIDDLADALHVSKSTLQNDLKEVKRIFTNYGLTLAKRPNHGLKVTGSEMKLRFCLAEYLFDRTKETATTILMNQLSDLIEADKYQAIWAIILERIKQNGMTLSDIAINNLFIHLVIAYKRVISGHHVSLFNDDNREMKDQKEYSVACDIIRDTEEQLQVTFPDSEVAYITLHLLGTKIVTNHHMKVEDLTPIIKDDYLQLTKKLLDEIEKKLKLDIAEDDELIMAMSLHLKPAINRYRYGMNIRNPLLQDIKKTYPMAFEAGIIAGIALEELTNVTIDENEIGYLALHIGAAIERRNLKSDKPKRAIIVCASGVGSAQMIKYKLKSRFADKIEVVKTTEYYKLSQCSLADIDVIISSLPIQEELPVPIVYVNTILTDNDFSKVDHFISDRHITVGQYLYSDLILANQPCETKEEVLTLLANHIQRQGFVDDTFIEGLHARENIAPTSYGNLVAIPHPITPMWKETFVAVCTLEKPVMWGEKPVQLVCLLNVKKESTEDLESLYGLLTKIVESPALVQECLKCKEEKDIMNVLLKGIHGP, from the coding sequence ATGATAAATCCCCGCTTCACAAAAACATTAAGAGAACTTATCGCAGCAGATGACCCAATAACGAGTGATTATTTAGCGAATGTGAATCGCGTGTCGCCACGAACGATACGAGCAGATATTAAATTGCTCAATAAGCAACTGAGATCGCATGATGCTACAATCGTCTCTATTCGCGGTAAGGGATATCGTCTTGTCATTTATGACAATGAACAATTCAGGAAATTTTTACAAGCAGTTGTAGAAACAAAACATAATCACAACGATACGGTGCCTGATACCCCGGAAGAGCGCATCGTTTTTGTCATGAAGAAATTACTTTTGGCCGAAGGGTACGTGAAAATTGATGATTTAGCGGATGCTTTGCATGTGAGTAAATCGACACTTCAGAATGACTTGAAGGAAGTTAAACGCATTTTCACTAATTATGGCCTAACATTGGCAAAAAGGCCGAATCATGGCTTAAAGGTAACAGGAAGTGAAATGAAATTACGTTTCTGTTTAGCAGAATATTTATTTGATAGAACAAAAGAAACAGCTACAACGATTTTGATGAATCAGTTATCAGATTTAATTGAGGCGGATAAATATCAAGCAATTTGGGCGATCATTCTTGAACGGATTAAACAAAACGGGATGACATTATCTGATATTGCTATTAATAATTTATTTATTCATTTAGTCATCGCCTATAAACGTGTGATATCCGGCCACCATGTGTCTCTATTCAATGATGACAATCGAGAAATGAAAGATCAAAAGGAATATAGTGTAGCATGTGACATTATTAGAGATACGGAAGAACAGCTACAGGTCACATTCCCAGATTCAGAGGTAGCCTACATTACGTTGCATTTGCTCGGTACGAAAATAGTAACTAACCATCATATGAAAGTGGAAGATTTGACCCCTATTATTAAGGATGACTATCTTCAATTGACAAAGAAATTATTAGACGAAATTGAAAAGAAATTAAAGCTAGATATTGCAGAAGATGACGAATTAATTATGGCGATGAGTCTTCATTTGAAGCCTGCTATTAACAGATATCGTTACGGGATGAACATTAGAAATCCATTGCTACAAGATATTAAAAAAACGTATCCAATGGCATTTGAAGCAGGGATCATTGCTGGAATAGCCCTGGAGGAGTTGACGAACGTCACCATTGATGAGAATGAAATTGGCTACTTGGCACTTCATATTGGAGCTGCCATAGAAAGGCGAAATTTAAAATCCGATAAACCAAAACGAGCGATTATCGTGTGTGCCTCAGGTGTAGGTAGTGCCCAGATGATTAAATATAAATTAAAATCACGTTTTGCTGATAAAATTGAGGTTGTGAAAACGACCGAGTATTATAAACTAAGCCAGTGCTCATTAGCGGACATCGATGTTATTATCAGCTCACTGCCAATTCAAGAAGAACTACCTGTCCCGATCGTTTATGTGAATACCATTTTGACAGACAATGACTTTTCTAAAGTTGACCACTTTATATCAGATCGTCATATTACCGTTGGCCAGTATCTTTATAGCGATTTAATTTTAGCTAATCAGCCATGTGAGACAAAAGAAGAGGTTCTTACATTGTTAGCTAATCATATACAAAGGCAAGGTTTTGTAGACGACACATTTATAGAAGGGCTTCATGCTCGAGAAAATATTGCACCGACCTCATATGGGAATTTAGTGGCGATCCCTCATCCTATTACCCCGATGTGGAAAGAGACTTTCGTAGCCGTTTGTACGCTTGAAAAGCCTGTCATGTGGGGGGAGAAACCAGTGCAGCTCGTTTGTCTTTTGAATGTGAAAAAAGAGAGCACGGAAGATCTTGAATCTCTTTATGGCCTCTTAACAAAGATAGTTGAAAGTCCAGCGCTTGTGCAGGAATGTTTAAAGTGTAAAGAAGAAAAAGACATTATGAACGTGTTATTGAAAGGCATACACGGGCCATAA
- a CDS encoding PTS lactose/cellobiose transporter subunit IIA has protein sequence MEQPIDLTETAFQIILYAGNGKGSAMEAIQEAKEGNFSRADELLKEAGAELTKAHEFQTKLIQKEAAGEQNPVNVLLIHSQDHLMTSMTVRDLAVEIIEIYRLKQ, from the coding sequence ATGGAACAACCGATTGATTTAACAGAGACAGCCTTTCAGATCATTCTTTATGCTGGGAACGGGAAAGGGAGTGCAATGGAAGCGATTCAAGAAGCAAAAGAGGGAAATTTTTCAAGAGCTGACGAGTTGTTAAAAGAAGCGGGAGCTGAATTGACAAAAGCTCATGAATTTCAAACAAAGCTCATACAGAAGGAAGCAGCGGGCGAACAAAATCCAGTTAATGTGTTATTAATTCACTCTCAAGATCATTTAATGACATCTATGACTGTACGTGATTTAGCTGTAGAAATTATTGAAATATATCGATTAAAGCAATAG
- a CDS encoding LacI family DNA-binding transcriptional regulator has product MKLTITEIAKLAGVSKSTVSKIINNYDDIGAETRGKVMKIMEEYGYRPTYSAQSLAKKVSNVIGVIYAGKINSDLNHPFFIEVLNAFKKVIGLEGFDLLFFSNERFNPNGEDYLARCRHYNVDGCLIIAGGEIEPSIKKLDESDIPCIGVDLELTGEHSAYIMTDNEKISTLVVDYLYLEGHREVAFIGGLPSSPISEMRADAFARRMTTCGLTIRAEWMKHGDFFEQSGYEKMAELLQEKHVPKAIFAVSDLMALGAIKAIRDHGYNVNDFAIVGCDDILAARYSDPPLTTVKQDKEKIGHMAAMMLKDMIKNHGKPGAVKVAPELVIRSSSRIKKINS; this is encoded by the coding sequence TTGAAGTTAACGATCACAGAAATTGCAAAATTAGCAGGTGTTTCTAAATCTACCGTCTCAAAAATTATTAATAATTATGACGATATAGGCGCAGAAACAAGAGGAAAAGTAATGAAGATTATGGAAGAGTATGGTTATCGTCCTACATATTCAGCACAATCATTGGCTAAAAAAGTGTCCAATGTTATCGGTGTTATTTATGCAGGGAAAATTAACTCTGATTTGAATCATCCATTCTTCATTGAAGTCTTAAATGCTTTCAAGAAAGTGATTGGGTTGGAGGGTTTTGATTTATTATTTTTTTCGAATGAACGTTTTAACCCAAATGGCGAAGATTATTTAGCAAGGTGTCGGCACTACAATGTGGATGGGTGTCTTATTATTGCAGGCGGTGAGATAGAACCGTCCATTAAGAAATTGGATGAAAGTGATATTCCATGTATCGGTGTTGATTTAGAACTGACAGGAGAGCATTCCGCCTATATTATGACTGATAATGAAAAAATTTCGACACTTGTCGTGGACTATTTATATTTAGAAGGTCATCGAGAAGTGGCGTTCATCGGTGGCTTGCCATCTTCTCCTATTTCTGAAATGAGAGCGGACGCATTTGCACGTAGGATGACTACATGTGGTCTGACAATAAGAGCAGAATGGATGAAGCACGGTGATTTTTTTGAGCAGAGTGGCTATGAAAAAATGGCGGAACTCTTACAGGAGAAGCACGTACCGAAAGCGATTTTTGCCGTTTCTGATTTAATGGCACTTGGAGCAATAAAAGCAATCAGAGACCACGGTTACAATGTAAACGATTTCGCAATTGTAGGCTGTGATGATATTTTAGCTGCCCGTTATTCAGATCCTCCGTTAACAACTGTGAAGCAAGATAAAGAAAAAATTGGGCATATGGCGGCTATGATGCTTAAAGATATGATCAAGAACCATGGAAAACCGGGAGCGGTTAAAGTAGCACCAGAGCTAGTCATCAGGTCGTCATCACGTATAAAAAAAATTAATAGTTGA
- a CDS encoding Ger(x)C family spore germination protein — translation MLICLVILTGCWDRLEISELGIVTSIAIDRDDTTGDYLVTSQYLRPLAESTFNPPPITPATLISTTGKTIEEALRKQNESVDRDAFLAHTKVIMIQEKLAKEGVLPLIDTFKRGKEVRGYVWLCIVEETEAKELLEKKANQIARITGDYLNRLIEHHDDISGQFTKHHFYKLALEEGIDPITGVLSLETSPSDSAEHIFYSGKAVFKDDVLKGLLKHRELDGYHWAMGISPNKHAPITLPSLIEKEKLVSILVDTVTSQIKATTSEKNDISFTIEINETARLSEQMADGEFETQSEQLNYFAHLEKENERLIEEDIHKMLDKVQKTYEADILGLGRILQKENPRVWNQVKDDWDDIYPNVPYTVNVNVNIEPKFVADPAKP, via the coding sequence ATGCTAATTTGTTTAGTAATATTGACTGGCTGCTGGGATAGACTTGAAATTAGCGAATTAGGAATTGTGACATCTATTGCGATTGATCGAGATGACACAACAGGAGACTATTTAGTTACGTCACAATATTTAAGACCGTTAGCAGAGAGCACTTTCAATCCTCCTCCTATTACTCCTGCAACACTCATTTCTACAACCGGTAAAACCATTGAGGAGGCTTTGAGAAAACAAAACGAAAGCGTCGATCGAGATGCTTTTTTAGCCCATACAAAGGTCATCATGATTCAAGAAAAACTAGCTAAAGAGGGCGTCTTACCGTTAATTGATACCTTTAAACGTGGCAAAGAAGTCAGAGGATATGTATGGTTATGCATTGTCGAAGAAACAGAAGCGAAAGAACTTCTTGAGAAGAAGGCTAACCAGATTGCACGAATTACCGGTGACTATTTAAATCGACTGATTGAGCATCACGATGACATTTCTGGTCAATTCACTAAACATCATTTTTACAAACTAGCTTTAGAAGAGGGGATTGACCCAATAACAGGAGTCCTTTCTTTAGAAACATCACCTTCTGACTCAGCTGAGCATATCTTCTACTCAGGAAAAGCTGTATTTAAAGATGATGTCCTAAAAGGGCTATTAAAACATCGGGAACTTGATGGTTATCATTGGGCAATGGGAATTTCACCTAATAAACACGCCCCTATCACGTTACCATCACTTATAGAAAAAGAAAAATTAGTATCCATTCTAGTAGACACAGTGACCTCTCAAATTAAAGCAACAACGTCTGAGAAAAATGATATTTCTTTTACGATTGAAATAAACGAAACAGCAAGACTGTCCGAACAAATGGCTGATGGAGAATTTGAAACACAGTCAGAACAGCTTAACTACTTCGCCCATTTAGAAAAAGAAAATGAAAGGTTAATTGAAGAGGATATTCATAAAATGCTCGATAAAGTACAAAAAACTTACGAAGCAGACATTTTGGGATTGGGTCGCATTTTACAAAAAGAAAATCCTCGTGTATGGAATCAAGTAAAGGACGATTGGGACGATATTTATCCGAATGTTCCATACACTGTCAATGTGAATGTAAACATCGAACCTAAGTTTGTAGCCGATCCTGCCAAACCTTAA
- a CDS encoding spore germination protein: MSKKMTLVRNFDLLKTSSPIQSKKLYDENSIDLDIQRNLTYLVNTLGQSSDFKYREIETTLSQPTSLFISYLFGMASEDYINSYIVKALRQAHFPSASLLSTGLFSVVKKQVLNVAAVKETYHMDVVIDSILLGKTVIFLPGFNKALVAESQEIHTRQIEEPDTEANVRGSREGFTEDITLNTTLIRKRIRNSDLTLEDMNIGKNAKTVVRLIYMKGFADEHIVHEVKQRLKSIKQVDILESGYIEQLIEDYPYSLFPTIANSEKPDKVVGKILKGRVAILCEGTPFVLTLPHLFIENFQVHEDYSSKFYISSLVRLFRIISLFLTVLTPALFVAVSTFHQEMIPSVFLVTIAASEERVPFPLFLEAMVMIFLFELLKEAGVRMPRPIGSAVTIVGALILGEAAVQAGVVSAPMVIVVALTAITGFIVSSLNSIIVLSRFLLLFAGGLFGFFGILMGSIILLAHACSLRSFGVPYLEPFGPIVLSELKDSIIRFPLQKLKSKPEHFIREDYEQHNTEKHSESSITNHKD, from the coding sequence ATGTCTAAAAAAATGACTCTCGTTCGTAATTTTGACTTATTAAAAACATCTTCACCTATACAATCAAAAAAACTGTATGACGAAAATAGTATTGATTTGGATATACAGCGTAATTTGACCTATCTCGTGAACACGTTAGGTCAAAGCAGTGACTTTAAATATCGGGAAATTGAAACTACCTTATCTCAGCCAACATCACTTTTTATTAGCTATTTGTTTGGGATGGCTTCAGAAGATTATATTAATTCATATATTGTCAAAGCGTTGAGGCAAGCACATTTTCCCTCTGCTTCTTTATTATCAACTGGTTTATTTTCAGTAGTAAAAAAGCAAGTTCTTAACGTAGCTGCCGTAAAAGAAACCTATCACATGGATGTCGTGATAGATAGTATTTTATTAGGTAAGACGGTTATTTTCCTTCCTGGGTTTAATAAAGCCCTTGTAGCAGAATCACAAGAAATACACACACGACAAATTGAAGAGCCTGACACGGAAGCTAATGTCCGTGGTTCACGTGAGGGTTTTACAGAAGATATTACACTTAATACAACACTTATTAGAAAAAGAATTAGAAACTCCGATTTAACATTAGAAGACATGAATATTGGTAAAAACGCAAAAACAGTTGTTCGTCTCATTTATATGAAAGGATTTGCTGATGAACATATCGTTCATGAAGTAAAACAACGTTTAAAAAGTATTAAACAAGTGGATATTTTGGAATCTGGTTATATAGAACAGCTCATAGAAGACTATCCATATTCCTTGTTCCCTACAATTGCAAACAGCGAAAAACCAGATAAAGTTGTGGGGAAAATATTAAAAGGACGAGTCGCCATTCTCTGTGAAGGGACACCGTTTGTTTTAACGCTACCCCATTTATTTATTGAAAATTTCCAAGTACATGAAGATTATTCATCAAAATTTTATATCTCATCACTTGTTAGACTATTTCGAATCATATCGTTATTTTTGACAGTCCTAACACCGGCCCTCTTTGTGGCTGTTTCCACGTTTCATCAAGAAATGATTCCATCGGTATTTTTAGTTACGATCGCTGCCTCAGAAGAAAGAGTCCCTTTCCCTTTATTTCTGGAGGCGATGGTCATGATTTTTCTGTTTGAGTTACTGAAAGAGGCTGGAGTTAGAATGCCAAGGCCAATAGGCTCAGCCGTCACGATCGTCGGTGCGTTAATTCTCGGTGAGGCAGCAGTACAAGCTGGTGTTGTCAGTGCTCCAATGGTTATCGTCGTTGCCTTAACAGCCATTACTGGTTTCATCGTTTCTTCTTTAAACAGCATTATCGTGTTATCAAGGTTTTTATTACTTTTTGCCGGAGGGCTGTTCGGTTTTTTCGGTATTCTAATGGGGAGCATCATATTGCTTGCTCACGCATGCTCTCTTCGCTCTTTTGGGGTCCCTTACCTTGAACCATTTGGACCCATTGTCTTGTCTGAGCTTAAAGATTCTATTATTCGCTTCCCCTTACAGAAACTAAAATCAAAGCCTGAGCATTTTATAAGGGAAGATTATGAACAACATAACACTGAAAAACATTCAGAATCGTCAATTACGAACCATAAGGATTGA
- a CDS encoding GerAB/ArcD/ProY family transporter has protein sequence MVRISNIQLFMLVVVFIVGSTTLFALGIGAGRDAWIVMLLEALAGAVVLWVYTQFPKWFPHQTFAHMLKVILGKKLGIPLLALYCFYFYNQVYYNFYEFGALIKLTTLELTPILVILYIFIFAMIYMIYLGFEVIARTCEILLPYLIFFLLIIFILASLSEGFDITEMLPVLSEGFKPILEEWRVSIGFPYGEMVVFLTFWHYVDKHEHIRKVTFWALAVSTFFVILSIIVMISMLGPELTGKTEIPLLETILAIKVAEIITNLDSLAVFIIFIGGFYKTILHFMGFYLTFTWLVKSAKVKWLFFVISMFYPIISYYRFPGLDIQRWIGPGDATYIVPIFACLPIFLLIIGYLKRKREGTFTM, from the coding sequence ATGGTACGGATTTCTAATATCCAATTATTTATGCTTGTGGTTGTATTTATAGTTGGCAGTACGACGTTATTCGCTTTAGGGATAGGGGCAGGGAGAGATGCGTGGATTGTTATGTTGCTAGAAGCGCTAGCAGGTGCCGTTGTATTGTGGGTTTATACCCAATTTCCAAAGTGGTTCCCTCATCAAACGTTTGCTCACATGCTTAAAGTGATCCTTGGGAAAAAACTAGGAATACCATTATTAGCTCTGTACTGTTTCTATTTTTATAATCAAGTCTATTACAATTTTTATGAGTTCGGTGCTTTAATAAAGCTAACGACACTTGAATTGACACCTATACTTGTCATATTATATATATTTATTTTTGCCATGATTTATATGATATATCTTGGTTTTGAAGTAATTGCACGCACTTGTGAAATCTTATTACCATACCTAATATTTTTCTTGCTGATTATTTTTATTTTAGCCAGTTTGTCAGAAGGGTTTGATATTACGGAGATGCTTCCAGTTTTGAGTGAGGGTTTTAAACCAATATTAGAAGAGTGGCGTGTTAGTATCGGTTTTCCGTATGGAGAAATGGTTGTTTTTTTGACTTTTTGGCATTACGTAGATAAACACGAACATATCAGAAAAGTCACTTTTTGGGCGTTGGCTGTTTCAACGTTTTTTGTGATTTTATCAATAATCGTTATGATTTCTATGTTGGGCCCTGAACTGACTGGAAAAACAGAAATTCCTCTTTTAGAAACAATACTTGCTATAAAAGTGGCAGAAATTATAACAAACTTAGATAGTTTAGCTGTGTTCATTATATTTATTGGAGGATTTTATAAGACAATCTTACATTTTATGGGTTTCTATTTAACATTTACGTGGCTAGTTAAAAGTGCAAAAGTAAAATGGTTGTTTTTTGTTATCTCAATGTTCTATCCCATTATTTCTTATTACCGATTTCCAGGACTTGATATACAGCGATGGATTGGGCCAGGGGATGCTACTTACATTGTTCCAATTTTTGCATGCCTTCCTATTTTCTTATTAATCATTGGTTATTTAAAAAGAAAGAGGGAAGGGACATTCACAATGTGA